ccgttgttttaataaaatcaaaccgtttattataACAACCATTttcgaggtaatccaatcacacctcataaaaaagggattggtggcgactcccatttttgttttcattttccaaaacccaagtcgaccccgtttttcatcaaaaaaaggtgtcaacaatattttttaaaaactgtttgcagtaaaaaaaaaagtaaaatatcaTTGTACCAAAAATTATCTCTATATATAatagttattataatataaaagtaacaaaaaaTGCGGATTACTATATCAGATAGTGCatataaaaataactaattacTACGCAAAACATAACATTacataaaacaatataaaaatacaaacatctcaaaatctataatataaattataaacctatcaaaatttatataaataaaaataatataacaagGCACATAGACTGTATATGTGATAAGTGGTATTctctcatttttttcatttatttaattcaattttatttgaaAAGGCACAAATGGtaaaaatcaatttcttttaatttcataataaatttttatgatatttattcgtaaatttaatgttttattatgctgacaaaaataatattttggaaaaacagttatttaatgaatttagtaaataattttcctttttcctaaAGATAATTTCCACTTACGTTTAAAAAACACAATTCATTAAAATCTAAGAGATTAGCATTAAtaagaataattttaaaatttaagaagtaATTGAATTTTAACAGCCCAATTCCCtgttaatttatataaaaataatgatagatAAGAGTCATTTTCCTTGCTTTATACACGAATCCAAGAAAGCCCTACATCCTTCATCCAAATCCAATTTGTACTTTGCTTTTCCATTAAGTCAAGTTATCAGTAAcaccttaaaaaattattaacagtatttaattattttttaaaatgaatttggaTAAATTCTATAAATACTCACACAACTATTAGCATATTCCTGTTTTTATCACCTATGTTTAAAATTTTCTGTTTTAGTCACtaatgttattaaaatttaatattttaattactcaTCCGTTAAATCATTAATGAAGTGTTGATGTGCCTGTTTTTCATtaacataataacaaatttaaccctcctGTATTTACGAATTCTATCGATTtggtcttaatttttaaaaaaattaacaaatttaaccctcaacttaaCACATTATGTCAATTCAgtcttgattcttaaaaattaaaaaaataaaatactattaaaacatttatttttcgataaaaacacattaaaaataattaaaatatttataaagaattgAATATCTGTTTTTCTCAATTTCTAGCAagacatttatttattaaaacaataactttataaataaactaatttaagaggaaaaaaaaacatgaagAAGACTTAACCATGTTcaactttttcttattttcaacaTTAACAAACACTATCTTTAGGTTGTGTCAAAAACTATAGCTTGAGATCAAAAAGGGTAAGAATAGATGTTTTAAAATTGTAGCCCAAAACGAGTTTGCTACATTTGAGGTTGTGCATGAGGGTGACATGATTGTGGATATATAGTTGAAGATGAGATCTCGGAGAACCAGTAGGTGGAAGCCCATGTCGGCAGCTCCACGACCCATTCCTAGTTTGATGACATGACAATGGAGAATATGAAAGTTGAGGATTTCGGAGtaatgattattgatgttggtggTTGTGTGCAAAGCTAATACCCAATACTCGCCAAATTTGACAAGGATTAACAAATAGTgccaaacatataataaataaattattatttataaaatataaatataaatttggtTTAAGTCTTTTGTGggtttttaaaacaattattttaattataaaattattattttaataaataaattttatgttagagaaagagaaaaataagtatttatttatttataattttgtatgtatttttataaaattttgttaatttttaacaaaaaaacttttaataattatttttatttcttaaatttttaaaatttttattttctaattttaaagtCAAGATTGAATTGACATAATGTGTAAAGTTTAGGGTTaagtttgttgaattttttaaaattaaaagcaaaCTAATAGAATCTGTAAACATTGGAGGCCTATATTTGTTATTATGCTAATGATAAAATGGTTACATTAGCACTTTATTAATGATTTAATGGATGAGTggccaaaatattaaatttggatAATGTTAGTgaccaataaaaaaatttaaacttgggtgaccaaaatagaaacatgctaatagttgggtgactatttatataatttaccaATATCTGGtcaatgataaaatttttataatttttttggtcaATTCTCTTATGGATTTAAAGTTATCTCATAATTTTAAACACATTttgtatgtaataataataataataataatttcaatgctataataaattttttggagggttaatgtaacaccccatactcgactTGATCGCTAGGTCCGAGCTACAAGATGTCACATTTGTTATCGGAGCAACTATGATCAAATACATTTAATTTATACCATTGTGCATTTAATTACGAGCAATACATGcatataatatgatatataattattttcggGTTTTATATGAGCTTGTGAAATCTCTATTGCAATCCCGAGATCGAATTAAGAcaaaattgtaaagaattcaaaatgttgagttgacCTCGTGAAGTCGGGGGTTCCTTGTCGTGATGCAACATACTGATTTGATCTCGTCGTGACATTAAGGGATCGACATCGTGACTTGACCCTTGTTTTACAACAATGTCCAATTTAGTACCTATTCGACTGatcaatataattcaaataaactcaATACCAATCTTCAAAACCATTGATACCATTACCGGCACACTTTTTCAACCtatctcatcatatatatatacattacttaAATTTACATGTTAACTTAGGTACTTGTGCCATTCAACATTCATTTACCAATTTAGCAAATGCATTTGACACATAAACCTCAAAATGCCAATCTTTCATACAATTCATCAAGGTACCATGTTTGATCACCTCTCCCCTACTCTTACGAACGAGGGAGAGAAATCAACAATTAAAGTGTTGGGAAATATgttcatattgtagtaaacatgtaattgttttctatgtatttgaacgatgaataaataaatttcacattttgttgttatgtcttttgtatttctgtctttcatgttttgcaataaaagaagcaatatggctttGAAAGTTTTAACTGATATTGAAGTCATTCCTGGTATGGAAAAAGCTATAAAAACTATATTGTGATAACAGTACTGCAATAGCTAATACtaaggaaatgagaagtcacaAGAGAATGAAACACATTGATCGGAAGTAAGTCACAAGAGAACGAAACACATTGATCGgaagtatcacttgatacgaGAGGCAGTAGTCGAAAGAATTGTAGATGTGATGAAAATGGCTTCTGAAAATAACCTTGCTGATCCGTTTACTAAGACActtgtaactaggagttttaaAAAACATGTCGAGGATATGATAATacgaaacatgacacatttacttcactagggcaagtgggagattgtttGGAAATgagcccatattgtagtaaacatgtaactcttttctatttatttaaacgatgaataaataaataaagttaatttcacattttactattatgtcttttgtatttctatcttttatattttgcatgcatagcgaaattgtgacaaacaaatattagctcattgattgtctaagttcaaactgaagataagtggcattgcaAGAAAGTTTACATTACGATAAAgataacttactttagtagataatctaaataagttcTTAATCCCGTAAGAAtcgaagtgagcatttgattcaaatactgagaaggattattattgtaatacccctaacccatatctgtcgccgaAACAGAGTATTACCGGAATTTACAGAATATataacaaacatttcatataatttatcattatatcaGAATTTATTCATAATCAATCATATGGTCCCTTTTATGAGCCGTTGAAGCCCAAAATAAACATTACAAATAAGTCGGGAAtaaaccgggtactcagagaattttttgcaaaatcccaaaaattttcgaaggtgtaggggacacatacccatgtggtcaggctgtgtggctcacacggtcgagagacacgcccgtgtctcaggctgtgtagacattcgaaatagggacacacgaccgtatcccagcccgtgtccaaattagggtggttactgacttgggtcacacggccaagccatatgcccgtgtgctaggctgtgtgatcattttaatttacattaattaGGTGCAAGGGctatacggccaagtcacacacctgtgtctttGCTCGTTTGAAAATACctaagcattctgttttaaaattttaaagatatatggGACACACGGCTGATCTACACGCCCGTGCGCATggctgtgtgtcatacacggttgagacacatgcccgtgtctctacccgtgtggataaaataaggccatttccaagctttatttctcacccaaacttgtctttcacctacaataacatttaaaaacattctcaatccaatataaatcattcaaatcaagccaaaataatttttatgtaagACATATCAACACATATGTTTAAGTATCTATACTTACCAAAATATCATATGTACATATAGGCATGTTCtattaattttactatcataatcAATATGCCTATATGATTTTCATTAATcatccatttcaaacacacattaagcaTATTAAGaccattttatttatcaaaacataccatttacaAGCCATACCAATAGCTAATCCCAACCAAACACATATATGCCATCCTTGACCACTTTAGCCTATACGTGCCATTATacttaaaagaattttttattatttataccgAAACGAGCTGTAGGATATGTGATgttgtaatatctcgaattagggcctatcagaatagtggtttcgtgaccacaaatttgatatagaaataattattttataattattttgaggtttatgatatgattgcatgattgtgtgaaaatttcgtgacgaaattctatgcataaagtgcttaagttgaaattagggactaaatcgaataatttgcaaaacttgcattctagaagtttttagtatgaaattgctttggaatattaatgaggaggtattaaatagaaatttgaccaatttctaagtttatggacaaaaaaattagacatggatggaatttttgaaagtttagtaaggaagggcattttggtcatttggatattaaatgaaataaaatgggaaaaataacacaaaaatgatcatcttctccataagttgctgccaaatttttctctccaccatagctaggatttcaacacttttaagccttgattgtaagtgatttctatgcccgtttttaatgatttttatgtttttggaatctcgatagctcgatttagcttatgctagcaataagttaacctagggttcatatttggaaaaatacccataggtaaaatttgtgtattttggtattttatgatagaatctaaggttttaaattatgctagacaacttgtgctactcggttttaagtgaaaacgagtaaaaaggcttaatcggtaaaaatacctaatattaataagtacatgttagagtgtgaatttgatgttgctatagaagggaaaaatgatcagcatgtcataaaacataagaataagggatgaagtttaattcccgagcctaggggcaaaagtgtaaatatgtaaaagtttaggggcaaaatggtaattttgctaaagttcgtactaggggctgttttgatgaatgtatgtattaaataaattaatttggtattatagatcaagagaaacaagattcaagtcgtgatcgagggaaaaacaaagtttacgaggaataggctcgattgctaatattttgtatcgaggtaagttcatgtgtaaataaggtaacataattttattttaagtgatttaatgatatttttatgatatgatatttattataatgaaatattgtgctttgtgaattattatttggtaatatgcaaattatgtgaacaacttgataagtatgagatgttagcaagtatcggTTTTTACATTTTGAAGaaggtgatcaaaatgtaaaattgagaagaatcatgtttgaaccttgggaatagattagggtacaagtgacatgtcactaggatggttgagttccgaactcgttgagttgaggccgagttcgtgagatgtaactaggcatccgagctcgttgagttgagttcgagttcatttatggatgcgaacgcccgagctcattgagttgagtccgagttaatttatgggcgggttacatggtagcttggctacatagatttcaaaagctattgagcttgttcagttatgagtatagcacttacgtgcacactatcTGCATTTtcgaaattatattccgatgtgttcaacgggagaatcctaagagaatatggagaatacttaaaacgaaagtgattcgatgatgaatgtattgaagaagtgaaaatggacaggTATGAGTTTAATTCTTGGTGGAGAACTTGTTGAGACAGAATTGTGGTAAGATAATAAGTATTCTTATGTTATGTGtgtcttaatgatgtttatgttggattgcatgatcatgttacttattatttgcatgtgaacttactaagcatttatgcttactccctccttttcagtcattgtagttttgacaagccggcttgagaatcgggataggtcgaaggctcgctcacactatccgaagacctaaattggtaaaatggcttgtatattttgagtgtggcatgtataacaATTTACTCACTTTatgtaaatgatcatatgatatggttatggtttggtaagaaaagggtttgtaaatgattagctattggaatggctaatcaagtttatatatgataacatgtatgctttatgtctaaactaaaccatgaaaatacttggaaaggtaaaattggccacaaaacagaatcagacagcagcagtgacatgaatttgaaaaatcactaaaaatagtagaaatggaattaaaggatgaataagttatgaaatctaATCTtgatgattctattttcatatggatggaacaaaacaagtaaatgagttatattttatgagatatttaagtttttgtggaacagggttagagtggtctctgaatcccctgttctgaatttaaaaattcaccataaattttataaaaataattagaagtcatgttttatatgtatagattccttattgagtctagttttatgagaaataaacagaaaaaacattgaaactctgtacagggagatatctgattcgtaatacacaaggGTAAGAGTAGttaaaccctgaaacaggggagactttaatcaataaaatgtactaattagcttgacaaaaaattctataaaaaaaattagtagatagatatatgagtctagttttagataaaatttacggatcttaattttaagtttcggaactcgagatatgaatttttaagccactgtgatgcagttagctagcttgtctagaaattctaaaataaattgtttaagctgtttaattaatgaattaagtttagtaacacctcgtactcgactccggcgacggtctcgggtacgagggAGTTATAGATGTAGCTACGACCAACTTCCAACCTTTATGAGCCTCCAAGTACTATGAAAtagaagaaataaaacaaagtaagcaattaatgcttagtaagttcgcataacaggaaattaacttaccatttgttTACATTTAAGGTAATCATACAAAGCATACTCAAGCAATTTTGACCAAATgccctaacacatatcctcaacAAGCACGTTAGTTATGTGATTCACATGAATATCATGAAACAtttatgagctcatcaatattcaatttccatatacatatacttttcaCATCAAATATCCATGAAACATGAACACTTCATGTCTTTGTATTTCAAGTATATACTCATAAAATTTCGTCTCAATTTcataatatttcatatcataaCTTTGCCAGTTGAATCATTTAAAGTATCGATGGATACACcggtagtacacacaaagtgttcATACTATattctgtcaattcatattcaggaatgcCTATTGAGCATTTAAACGGGAAGCTCTTCCAAGCCAAAAAATAAAAAGCTCATGTGAGcttgtaacgggaagcttatccgggcttaataacaggaagctcataagagcttaaataaaaaatttcatgcgAGCTTAACGAGTAACTCCAAAGAGCTATTGTCAGGAAGCTCACGAAAGAGCTTTTAGTCAGGAAGCTCCGGATAGCAATATATCAGGAtactcataagagctgtggttgtccgcaacacatgtaggatcaccaCCGATCAGAATGCTTATAAGAGCAATAAATAGAAAATTTGGAAGAGCCATGTATCAGAAGGCTCAAGAGAGCTTATATCGAAATGCTCATGTGAGCTACAACGAGACGCTCACGTGAGTTATGGTGTGTTTGCAACATAAGTAGAACTACAACCACTCctggaaccctgtatccatctaATTTCATTTGTTCAAACGAGATTTATTTCATGTCGGACATTGTTagatatgtaatttattttcatacttaacaattatacaaatcacatacatataaatcaagcatatcacataaatatataatttagttacacgaacttacctcgacaatgtttgtGTTTGTATggtactaatccgatactttttctttacctcgatctagctCCGTATTTGATTAGCTTAATTtgatacaattcatattcaattcaagtCCATGTACACCCTAggcaaatttatcattttgctcctatacttttaattgattatgattttatccctaggctcggaaaatgagattcatgcaatttaatccttatttcaagcctagcaAATTTTTACATATCAGAATAGCAgctcatgtatttcataaaatttagaattttttcataaattttataacttttcaatttagtccctaaatcaaaatttcatcaaaattcactttacaaaagttgtttatctatcaacaacctttcattttctaccataaatttcataattcatacatattcatccatggaaaaaccctagtactttgattactttacaaattaatcctggaaatgatttacttttctggaaatgatttacttttccgGTGTTtcgatgaatctgtgtaaaatattttctattatttggcagatttcctgaaaatattttccggagaagttgtttttacatatattaataaatttatattttaaattgttttacatatattgcaatgatttatttataaataaataaataaaattaaatatataataatactcaattaattgtaataagtcaaataaattatttgtataaaaaaaacaaggattgagtaattataaattagcttccaaaccacaattaatagGAATTATACGGTTGATGAACCATGTCTCATTAAAAAAAGATGAAACCAGAAATATAAAACTTGAAATAGGATTCGTATTTGACATTAAGGTGAACCAAGGTCTATACAAATATCCATACAACAAAATTTTGGGTATATATGTTGCTGTATTCCATATCTAAATGTCAAAGACATATAAATTGTTATATATTGCATTTTATATAATATCAAGATCTACTATACAAGCATATACACAATTGAAGAGGGTAGTTACGTTAAAAATGCCTACAAAAATGAAAAGCAATTCCTGTATGCCTACAAAAGTGCCTACAAAAATCAGCTCAGGAAGAACCCTGGCAGATATGCCTGGCAACACTGGAATCAATTCCTGGATAACCTAAGCAACATTTACACCCTGTTGATGTTTAACAAAATGAAAAGCAATTAATAAGACATGAAGAATGTATAATAATCGCTAAAAGAGAGATAAGTTTGTTCATAAATGGTTTCAATTTGTTAAAACTGCAAACTTTGGAGTACCTGACTTGACGACGTTGATATTGAACTTCCCGCTGTTGAGAATTCGAGAATTTTTGGACATTATTCAGTATAACTCTATCTTCCTCGGTTATTGAAGGCAAAAGTCCTACTGGTTTGAAGGGTCCAACTGTTGGAACCAAGCTAAACACTGGGGCAGCATTTCTTACTCCTAACATTGACATTATTTGAACCAACTGTTCCCTGCTAAGTGCATCAATGCCCTTCACAATCTGCTTAGCAAACCCAGAAACATTAGTTCGATATTTAAGCAACCTCACACCAAAATGTCATAAAGAATTGATGTTCAAAAGGTAAAGCAATTATATAacggaaaacaaaaaaaaaaaaaaaacaagaaggaACTAAGTAAAGTAACACAAGCGTGCAACTTTCTCAAAGAAAatgattataaccaaacattTTTTTTCCCTTCTGAATATTAGATCAGAAATTACCTCATCAAGAAGAAATTCTCGAAAAAAATTTCCCTTCTCAGATAGAAGAAATCCTAAGGCTACTCTTGTTTGAACAAGTTGTTTTGATTGAGATTCACTTGGTAGAAATCTAAGGAAGGAAATATTTGCTTGCCTTTGTAGAAGACCTAGTTCATCCATATCCCCATTCAAATTATCCCCTCCTCCACTTTTTGCTACAGTTATGAAATTCTCAAAGGCTCTTGCACCACATCAATGAATCTTTCGGCATCAAAAACACCTGATTTCCCGTATATTGTATAACGCAAAACATTCCTTAGCCGTTGGGATTCATCAGTGAGCAGTCTCTGACAATAGAAAATAATACAAGAAAATGGTAAACGTTATGATCAGAAAAACATTGACCACTTAGGAAGACAAAGCACAACAGCAATGATACAAATGTTTGTGCACTCTTTCATCTTGATCCTATACTTTGGAAATTGGTTAGCCACATGGATCCTTAGACAACCTTAAGAATTGTACTTAAGAAAATAACATTGATTTGTTACATCAAAAGAAACATGGTATCTTAGAAGCACTCTTCgactatattaatttaataaaataaaactaatgaatcaaacaattaattatttagtaATCAGAAATTCAAAATAACAATAGTTAGTGCATATTTCACATTATCCTTACacttataaatcaatttattttcaaaatagaaTTAGCAAAAACAGAATATTCATACTTGTGCAATATAAGGATAGGCCTCATCCACGATAGCAAAATCAGGATTCCACACTAAAGCTATTCCTTCCAACACCCAATTGCCCTAATTATAAGAGCAAAATAAGGAGGTATCCTAAATGGATAATCAAATGTTATCTGCCCCAAATCTGATGCAAGGTCCTGAAAGTTGATGTTTTAAACGAATTTTAAACAACAAATCAATGGATATAATAAACGAATTTGAAATCATAAATCGCCTTgcatattttaaaccaaaaaagtTTATCAAAAACATCAACTTATCTCAAGAATCATCCTCAAAAAAGATGCAACTAAAACATTATAAAACCACGTCAAATATGCAGGCTAATTATTCAAGAATTCCTCTACTAGTCTATGCAATCAAGAGACTCTACTAGTCCCAACTACTTAAGTAACCAAAGTTACTAGTTTGTACTTGTTGGCAATGGCTCCTACTCCTACTTCACGATATTTTTGACTATTCTACGTGTTCCTAAACATCCTATTCAATCTACTAAACGATGTTGCAATGGTGGAGgggtataattatttatgattattcTGCACGCCTTTCTGCAGTTTCCCAACCAGCGTAAATAACGAAGTCTAAAGCCGAATGTGTCTTTGGACGCCATTGCCAAggtataaaaaaaaaacatgtccttttgggtgttcttttttttttcttcttggatCTTTCACTTCAATGAAAAGATCAATTCTAATTGATGATACCCTTTTTTCCCTAGCTGTTCTTCAAACATCAAAACAGTTTCAGTTGAAAATGGGAGTAACCAAGCATATAATGCGCATAATTTACCTTTTTATGTGAAAAATTCCAAAATCAAAGACCTTTAGTCataccagaaaaagaaaaaaaaggaacttACACGAGCCAGCCAGTGTTGCTAAAAGTATGGAAAATGAAGCACCTTTCGCGACCATTGTCCTCTTTCTCCGAACCCCAGAGCCTTGGCTTGTCCACCACCATCGATCTCAATCTCCAGAGCTTTTTTCCAACCCAAATACGTACCGTTGGCAGTTGACTCGATGAATGCgttggaagaagaagaaacagaggaaaaagaagaagcaaaggaaTTAGCCGACGGTCTAAAAAAGGGATTGTTTTGGAAGCTTTGAGGGAGTTTAAGAAAAAGGGTTCTTGCGATGCGAGTTGGACATGGCTGTGCTGATGTTCTTTTTGTGATGATGGATGGAAAATAGAGAGTGTTGAAGGAAGCAGCTTTCATGGCGGAAACTTCGAGATGAGGATTTAAAATAGGGAGAGGTTCATGTAATGGCTTCTTCAACATTGAAAATGGCTTCGGTTCTCCCTCGACCAAACTGATTTGCAAcccaaggggaaggggaagggaagGGAAGTGAAGGGGAAAGGTAAGAAGAAGCGTCAAtttccggaaaatgtcttactgATTTCAAAAGGGTAAAACATTTTCCTTAAACAAAGCCCTCCTTTTCCCgtgttttgtaaaatattttaccttagaaaatcattttcaaccaACCAAACATTAGAAAAGTTAGAAAAGCTTTTCAAGTTACCAAACGGACCCTTAATTagatacttgaactttcaaagTGTATCAAAAAAATcctcaaattttttgaaaaaaacaattaagcccgtatttttttcactcaattgggtacttgaattgTCAAAATACATCAAAAGATCCTTTGACCGTTAACTTTAATAATTGACTGTTAAAGTTAACTAtctctaatttttttcaattaaagccatCCCGTGCCACAACCACAGCatgacattaaaaaataaaaattaataaaagttataaaaattattaaatttcaataaaatatataGAGAAATgatagaattttataaaaatcataaaaaaattataaaatatgtcaaaaagaccctttaaccattaactttaaaccgTTAAAGTTAATGACCCCCACTTTTTTACTTAAAGCCATCACATATTATAACACAGCGTGATATGTGGcggaaaatgataaaaataaaaatcaataaaaattatagaaaaattataaaatgcttcttttggtacaataatttttataatttatttacgaattttatacatatatatttttacattttttataattttcttatgactttattaaaaaaaatatatttctatatttctctatattttataattttttatgatttttaaaaaaatttaccatttttactatttatatatatgtttttcttcttctattttttaaatatt
The sequence above is drawn from the Gossypium hirsutum isolate 1008001.06 chromosome A05, Gossypium_hirsutum_v2.1, whole genome shotgun sequence genome and encodes:
- the LOC107957420 gene encoding uncharacterized protein yields the protein MDELGLLQRQANISFLRFLPSESQSKQLVQTRVALGFLLSEKGNFFREFLLDEIVKGIDALSREQLVQIMSMLGVRNAAPVFSLVPTVGPFKPVGLLPSITEEDRVILNNVQKFSNSQQREVQYQRRQVRV